From the Maioricimonas rarisocia genome, one window contains:
- a CDS encoding CRTAC1 family protein, with translation MLIIASVLGTPGCSRESLPTARSEASEQPVSEAPFQDITLESGLDFEHDNGMSGEFYMCEMVGVGAALFDFDNDGDLDVYIPQGHLLVPSSTSANDSPPDDGRHRLFRNDLAVKQNGSRELRFTDVTAASGIDETGYGMGAVASDFDNDGWCDLYVTNFGVNRHYRNNGDGTFAEVDSPAASDPGLWSTSAAVLDYDGDGWMDLFVCEYVRMTLHNSRKCFTRGGARDYCGPQVYNPEPDRLLRNRGDGTFEDVSAPSRISKTPGPALGVVCCDLNRDGRTDVYVANDGAANHYWVNRPDGQLVNEAILSGCAFSRNGAPEASMGVDAADFDGDGDDDLFMTHLQNEKNTLYVNDGSGLFLDETDLHGLDSPSRAATAFGTLWFDYDNDGLLDLFAANGAVRMNDELFSAGDTYPFGQRNQLFRNVGGGQFVDASAGESFEIAEVSRGAAFGDLDNDGDTDVIVLNNNGRARVLLNVVGDRQSWLGVRVVESPGQFDAIGARVALHREGQPPLWRRVRTDGSFCSSSDPRVLFGLGTGDTAVNVKVVWPDGEHEEWKDVPARQYVELARGTGERSTQVAGRVRSRSQPMASGFTPRRVSSKGTPPRTLSSAIQAR, from the coding sequence ATGCTGATCATTGCGTCCGTCCTGGGGACGCCAGGATGTTCCCGCGAGTCCCTGCCAACGGCCCGCAGCGAAGCGTCGGAACAGCCGGTGTCGGAAGCTCCGTTTCAGGACATCACTCTGGAGTCAGGACTCGACTTCGAACACGACAACGGAATGTCCGGCGAGTTCTACATGTGCGAGATGGTCGGCGTCGGAGCAGCACTGTTCGACTTCGACAACGATGGCGATCTCGACGTGTACATCCCGCAGGGCCATCTGCTTGTGCCGTCGTCCACAAGTGCGAACGACTCTCCGCCAGACGACGGACGTCATCGACTGTTCCGCAACGATCTGGCAGTCAAACAGAACGGTTCGCGCGAACTCCGGTTTACTGACGTGACCGCGGCGAGCGGGATCGACGAAACCGGTTACGGCATGGGGGCGGTCGCCTCCGACTTCGACAACGACGGATGGTGCGATCTGTACGTCACCAACTTCGGCGTGAACCGTCACTACCGGAACAACGGCGACGGCACGTTCGCCGAGGTCGACAGTCCGGCTGCCAGTGATCCCGGTCTCTGGAGCACGAGTGCCGCCGTTCTCGACTATGACGGTGACGGCTGGATGGACCTGTTCGTCTGCGAGTATGTGCGGATGACGCTCCACAACAGTCGCAAGTGCTTCACCCGCGGCGGAGCGCGGGACTACTGCGGCCCCCAGGTCTACAATCCCGAGCCCGACCGGCTGCTGAGGAATCGGGGCGACGGCACGTTTGAGGATGTCTCCGCGCCGAGCCGGATTTCGAAAACGCCGGGACCGGCACTGGGCGTCGTCTGCTGCGACCTCAACCGCGATGGTCGTACCGATGTCTACGTCGCCAACGACGGGGCGGCCAATCACTATTGGGTCAATCGTCCGGACGGTCAACTGGTCAACGAGGCCATCCTGTCCGGATGCGCCTTCAGCCGGAATGGCGCGCCGGAAGCAAGCATGGGGGTCGACGCGGCCGATTTCGACGGGGATGGCGACGACGACCTGTTCATGACGCATCTGCAGAACGAAAAGAACACGCTCTACGTCAACGATGGTTCGGGGCTGTTTCTCGACGAGACGGATCTGCACGGCCTTGATTCGCCCAGCCGCGCCGCCACGGCGTTTGGGACGCTGTGGTTCGACTACGACAACGACGGGCTGCTCGACCTGTTTGCAGCCAACGGCGCGGTCCGAATGAACGACGAACTGTTCTCGGCCGGCGATACGTATCCGTTCGGGCAGCGCAATCAACTGTTTCGCAACGTCGGAGGCGGCCAGTTTGTCGATGCCAGTGCGGGCGAGTCGTTCGAGATCGCCGAAGTGAGCCGGGGCGCGGCATTCGGCGACCTCGATAACGACGGTGATACCGACGTGATTGTGCTGAACAACAATGGCCGTGCCCGTGTGCTGCTCAACGTTGTCGGAGACCGGCAGTCATGGCTCGGTGTGCGCGTCGTCGAGTCACCGGGTCAGTTCGACGCGATCGGTGCCCGTGTCGCTCTGCACCGCGAGGGACAGCCGCCTCTGTGGCGGCGTGTGCGGACCGATGGCAGCTTCTGCAGTTCGAGTGATCCCCGCGTGCTGTTTGGACTGGGAACCGGCGATACCGCTGTGAACGTCAAAGTCGTCTGGCCCGACGGAGAGCATGAGGAGTGGAAGGACGTGCCCGCGAGGCAGTACGTCGAACTGGCCAGGGGGACGGGTGAACGGTCGACCCAGGTCGCAGGCCGGGTGCGCAGCCGCAGCCAGCCGATGGCATCGGGCTTCACCCCTCGTCGAGTGAGCTCGAAGGGAACACCTCCGAGAACTTTGTCGTCCGCGATACAGGCACGTTGA